The following coding sequences lie in one Chlamydiota bacterium genomic window:
- a CDS encoding DUF2490 domain-containing protein, translated as MKKQLIKKIFVGLAVFILARSASATLNSDGDFQYWSTEAVEGKINDQWKVYVEEEFRFGDDASKFYYHHTQLEPGYKVNDWLEIAPAYRQVWELDTKLAKKDHWFEEERPMFNVTVKHKWNGWEISDRNRFEYRFFEIKEDRFRYRNKITLKSPWKWTSWNINPFIADEIFVEEGVTGTPCGYNRNRLYGGVGFQIISHLKGELFYLWQSKDSVKDNWIDFNVIGTKLKFEF; from the coding sequence ATGAAGAAGCAACTCATAAAAAAAATATTTGTTGGCCTGGCTGTATTTATTTTGGCCAGGTCAGCAAGTGCAACACTGAATAGTGATGGTGATTTTCAATACTGGAGTACGGAGGCAGTGGAAGGAAAAATCAATGATCAGTGGAAGGTCTACGTAGAGGAAGAATTCCGATTTGGGGATGATGCGAGCAAATTTTACTATCATCATACCCAGTTGGAGCCTGGCTATAAGGTCAATGATTGGTTAGAAATTGCACCGGCTTATCGACAGGTTTGGGAGTTAGATACTAAACTGGCTAAAAAGGATCACTGGTTTGAGGAAGAACGGCCCATGTTTAACGTAACAGTAAAACATAAATGGAATGGCTGGGAGATCAGTGACAGGAATCGATTTGAGTATCGATTCTTTGAAATCAAAGAGGATCGATTCAGATACCGCAATAAGATTACCCTCAAGAGCCCTTGGAAATGGACTTCGTGGAATATTAATCCATTCATTGCTGATGAAATATTTGTTGAGGAGGGAGTTACTGGTACCCCGTGTGGATACAATAGAAATCGGCTTTATGGAGGAGTTGGTTTCCAAATCATTTCTCACTTGAAAGGTGAGTTATTCTATCTTTGGCAGTCTAAAGATAGTGTGAAGGATAATTGGATTGATTTTAACGTGATTGGAACAAAACTGAAATTTGAGTTCTAA
- a CDS encoding type II toxin-antitoxin system MqsA family antitoxin: MKCRICGDLLKSSVTDLPFKTSKKTIVILKKLPVTQCLNCGEYVLDDSVMKHVEKLLSQVSESAELEILKYAA; the protein is encoded by the coding sequence ATGAAATGCCGAATTTGTGGTGATCTACTGAAATCTAGCGTAACCGATTTACCTTTCAAAACCAGTAAAAAAACCATTGTCATTCTAAAAAAATTACCCGTCACCCAATGCCTAAACTGTGGCGAATATGTTCTCGATGATTCAGTTATGAAACATGTAGAAAAACTACTCAGCCAAGTGAGTGAGTCTGCAGAGTTGGAAATTCTCAAGTACGCTGCCTGA
- a CDS encoding CYTH domain-containing protein: MKKNETLTQKLKDTQEIEFKWSVQSTKDYKIFLNEVQKLKAILGTPRLLDIHDYYLDTSNHMFSLAKTSCRLRNENEIWELTLKARTQLEQGLAQRREKTYSLPSPSSFSNALQYTQQKILKNLLGSSHLKKKFEIKNERLSQKLTLPDQTQGEICFDQALLIHRDQKIPLQEIELEFLKGNLAHFLSFIKKITQRTQARPAQISKVATALKKFSLDNQKIDLTKSALSTKTFSQQAAEKVKMFLCLKASEV, translated from the coding sequence GTGAAGAAAAATGAAACATTGACTCAAAAGTTAAAAGACACCCAAGAAATTGAATTCAAATGGTCTGTTCAATCAACTAAAGATTACAAGATTTTTTTAAATGAAGTTCAAAAACTAAAAGCTATTTTAGGAACACCGCGTCTTCTTGATATTCATGACTACTATTTAGATACCTCAAACCACATGTTCTCACTGGCAAAAACTTCTTGCCGCCTTCGAAACGAAAATGAAATATGGGAATTAACCCTTAAAGCCCGAACACAGCTTGAACAGGGATTAGCTCAAAGAAGAGAAAAAACCTATTCCCTTCCCTCTCCTTCCTCTTTTTCAAATGCCCTACAATACACTCAACAAAAAATTCTTAAAAACTTATTAGGGTCATCTCATCTTAAGAAAAAATTTGAAATCAAGAACGAACGCCTCTCTCAAAAATTAACACTTCCTGATCAAACCCAGGGAGAAATCTGTTTTGACCAGGCCCTCTTGATTCATCGAGATCAAAAAATCCCTCTTCAGGAAATCGAACTAGAATTTTTAAAGGGCAATCTCGCCCACTTTCTTTCCTTTATTAAAAAGATCACACAAAGGACTCAAGCGAGACCTGCCCAAATCTCAAAAGTAGCAACAGCTCTTAAAAAATTCTCGCTCGACAATCAAAAGATAGATCTTACAAAATCCGCTTTATCCACAAAGACTTTCTCGCAACAAGCTGCCGAAAAAGTTAAGATGTTT
- a CDS encoding GHKL domain-containing protein yields the protein MNVIIQIFFSIVLALITFFWLRDARRIQKLHSLLDRAEMGLEKKRELQSIEQAKLDAVLSSMFEGILLTDDRGQILLMNPSLRKSFFIHFPPEGKRPIEVIRNVTIQNMVDQALQTPGKLISEEISLTLPEEKFLRVNAVSIVRENSVEGAILIFHDITELRRLEKVRQDFVANVSHELRTPVCSIKGYAETLLDGALEDSNSSRKFVDIIYRDSTRLETLINDLLDLARIESGKMKMVLLPIHVSDVIEKTMAIIENQAKIKSIEMIVKTQSSLPKILADETRLSQVMLNLLDNAIKYTPKSGVIHVEAARQDSFVQVDVSDTGIGISSKDLSRVFERFYRADKARSKELGGTGLGLSIVKHIVQAHGGEVWARSQMGQGSIFSFRIPCE from the coding sequence ATGAATGTGATCATACAAATCTTTTTTTCGATTGTTCTAGCCCTCATCACATTTTTTTGGTTGAGAGACGCTCGTCGTATTCAAAAATTGCATTCGTTACTCGATAGGGCCGAGATGGGTTTAGAGAAAAAGAGAGAGTTGCAAAGTATTGAACAAGCAAAGTTAGATGCTGTTTTGTCGAGTATGTTTGAGGGAATTTTGCTCACGGATGATCGGGGGCAAATTCTTCTCATGAATCCTTCTTTAAGAAAAAGTTTTTTCATTCATTTTCCTCCAGAGGGTAAAAGACCGATTGAGGTCATTCGTAATGTCACGATTCAAAATATGGTGGATCAGGCTCTCCAAACACCCGGGAAATTGATTTCAGAAGAAATTTCTCTTACGCTGCCGGAGGAAAAATTTTTAAGAGTTAACGCTGTTTCTATTGTAAGAGAAAATTCGGTCGAAGGGGCCATTTTAATTTTTCATGATATTACCGAGTTAAGGCGTTTAGAAAAAGTGCGTCAAGATTTTGTGGCCAATGTTTCCCATGAATTGCGTACGCCCGTTTGCAGCATCAAGGGGTATGCAGAAACCCTCTTGGATGGAGCTTTGGAGGATTCTAATAGCTCCAGAAAATTTGTCGATATTATTTATCGAGACAGTACACGTCTGGAGACTTTGATTAATGATCTTCTTGATCTGGCCCGGATTGAATCCGGTAAAATGAAAATGGTTCTTTTACCCATTCATGTATCAGACGTGATTGAGAAAACGATGGCGATTATTGAAAATCAGGCGAAGATAAAATCAATAGAAATGATAGTTAAGACTCAGTCCTCCTTACCCAAAATTCTTGCTGATGAAACCCGGCTTTCTCAGGTGATGCTTAATCTGCTCGATAATGCGATAAAATATACACCGAAATCGGGGGTGATCCATGTCGAGGCGGCTCGCCAAGATTCCTTTGTTCAAGTGGATGTTTCAGATACAGGGATTGGAATTTCCTCAAAAGATTTATCAAGAGTTTTTGAGAGATTTTACCGTGCGGATAAGGCCCGTTCAAAAGAATTAGGAGGGACGGGACTTGGGCTTTCAATTGTGAAACATATTGTTCAAGCCCATGGAGGAGAAGTCTGGGCTCGCTCTCAAATGGGGCAAGGCTCGATCTTTAGTTTTAGGATTCCTTGTGAATAA
- a CDS encoding response regulator transcription factor, which yields MSKESILIVEDDPHISQLVRYNLEKAGYECYGASTGEEALKILKTRVASLIILDVMLPQMDGFEVCRSIKRDPKLQRIAIIMLTAKGEEVDRVVGLELGADDYMVKPFSPRELILRIKAILRRLQFGGEEIKKDVLKAGELMIDISKHRVTIQEKEVELTPMEFKLLSLLVERRGRVQTRERLLSDVWDIHAEIDTRTVDTHIKRLREKMGKMEHSIETVRGMGYRFKE from the coding sequence ATGTCTAAAGAAAGTATTTTAATTGTTGAAGATGATCCACATATTTCTCAGTTGGTTCGTTATAATTTGGAAAAAGCGGGTTATGAATGTTATGGGGCATCGACGGGTGAGGAAGCTTTAAAGATCTTAAAAACAAGAGTTGCCAGCCTCATTATTTTAGATGTGATGCTTCCCCAAATGGATGGTTTTGAGGTATGTCGTTCGATCAAGAGAGATCCCAAATTGCAGCGTATTGCGATTATTATGCTTACAGCAAAAGGAGAGGAAGTGGATCGAGTGGTAGGTTTAGAGTTAGGGGCCGATGACTACATGGTGAAACCTTTTAGCCCTAGGGAATTAATTTTGAGGATTAAGGCAATTTTAAGAAGATTACAATTTGGAGGTGAAGAAATTAAAAAAGATGTTCTCAAGGCGGGAGAACTCATGATTGATATTTCAAAACATCGTGTGACGATTCAGGAAAAAGAAGTAGAATTGACGCCTATGGAATTTAAGCTTTTATCACTTCTGGTAGAAAGGCGAGGACGTGTTCAGACAAGGGAGAGGCTGTTGTCAGATGTCTGGGACATTCATGCCGAAATAGATACAAGGACGGTCGATACGCATATCAAACGTTTGAGAGAAAAGATGGGAAAGATGGAACACTCTATTGAGACGGTTAGAGGGATGGGATATCGGTTTAAAGAATAG
- a CDS encoding DUF4258 domain-containing protein, which yields MRLKERMILRDVIIKSAESYEIIESYPKNKYLPSYLVYARSKEHIMHILFAVDVKDDNVRVVTSYHPIRQEWDENLKRRKSP from the coding sequence ATGCGTTTAAAAGAACGTATGATTTTGCGAGATGTGATTATAAAATCTGCAGAAAGTTACGAGATCATAGAATCGTATCCAAAAAATAAATATTTGCCCAGCTATCTTGTTTATGCACGTTCTAAGGAACATATCATGCATATTTTGTTCGCTGTTGATGTTAAAGACGACAATGTTCGGGTTGTTACCTCATATCACCCTATTCGCCAAGAGTGGGATGAGAATCTGAAAAGGAGGAAGAGCCCATGA
- the pstC gene encoding phosphate ABC transporter permease subunit PstC, whose product MKSSQLTTHNSRLKLSEFIIEKLILWSGIASIIFVILIFVFLLKEGASLFRTESTIHFISGKFWYPISTPPRFGILALLMGSLWVTLGAVLISVPLGLGSAIFIGEILPRGLRDYFKSGVELLAAIPSVVLGFVGLVTLVPFVKYLFNLRSGLTVLSGSIMLAFMAMPTIVSIIEDALNAVPKNYREGSLALGATRWQTIYRVVIPAASPGILAGVMLGVGRVIGETMAVMMLTGNAAILPKSFFDPARTMTATIAAEMGEAVQGSSHYSALFAIGIVLFLITFLVNLVADFFLHRRKL is encoded by the coding sequence ATGAAAAGCTCACAACTCACAACTCACAACTCACGACTAAAGCTTAGCGAGTTTATCATTGAGAAACTCATCTTATGGAGTGGCATTGCCTCTATTATTTTTGTTATTCTTATTTTTGTTTTTTTGCTTAAGGAAGGGGCGTCTCTTTTTAGGACAGAATCGACGATCCATTTTATCTCTGGAAAATTTTGGTATCCTATATCCACTCCTCCTCGCTTCGGAATTCTTGCCCTCCTGATGGGATCTTTGTGGGTGACGCTGGGAGCTGTTTTGATTTCTGTTCCTCTGGGATTGGGATCTGCCATTTTTATTGGAGAAATTCTTCCTCGGGGATTGAGGGATTATTTTAAATCAGGAGTAGAACTTTTAGCGGCCATTCCCAGTGTGGTTTTAGGCTTTGTGGGCCTCGTTACTTTGGTGCCTTTTGTAAAATATCTTTTTAATTTGCGAAGCGGCCTTACGGTCTTATCAGGTTCTATTATGCTGGCTTTCATGGCCATGCCCACCATTGTAAGCATTATTGAAGATGCATTGAACGCGGTTCCAAAAAATTATCGTGAAGGTTCACTGGCTTTGGGTGCAACTCGATGGCAGACGATTTATCGTGTCGTTATTCCTGCAGCCTCTCCAGGAATTTTAGCGGGAGTAATGTTGGGGGTCGGAAGAGTCATTGGTGAAACCATGGCTGTGATGATGCTTACAGGAAACGCGGCCATTTTACCCAAAAGTTTTTTTGATCCTGCACGAACGATGACGGCTACCATTGCGGCTGAGATGGGAGAAGCTGTTCAGGGAAGTTCTCATTATTCGGCTCTCTTTGCAATTGGAATTGTACTTTTTTTGATCACCTTTTTAGTCAACTTGGTTGCGGATTTCTTTTTGCATAGGAGAAAACTTTAG
- a CDS encoding phosphate ABC transporter substrate-binding protein, translating to MKKIGAFLMSLLIAGSTIEAAQNRIQIKGSDTMVNLAQAWAEAFMAAHPDVALAVTGGGSGTGIASLINGTCDLAESSRSMKAEEIEQAKKKGRDPKEFVVALDALTVVVHPSNPVRQLTIEQLSDIFTGKITNWKSMGGPDHPIVALSRERNSGTHVYFLENVVRKGNEKGPEEYDPGILMMPSSQAIAEEVSKNPDAIGYFGLGYLTSQEKAIAVAKTPAGPFIEPTLETASKGIYPIARSLFFYTPGEPKGNVKAFIDFALSPQGQKIVQEMDFVPLK from the coding sequence ATGAAAAAAATAGGGGCGTTTTTAATGAGTTTATTGATAGCAGGTTCTACAATCGAAGCGGCTCAAAATAGGATTCAAATCAAAGGCTCTGACACCATGGTTAATTTGGCACAGGCTTGGGCAGAGGCTTTTATGGCGGCTCATCCAGATGTAGCGCTTGCCGTGACCGGGGGAGGATCGGGTACCGGGATTGCCTCACTTATTAACGGGACATGTGATTTAGCAGAATCTTCTCGCTCAATGAAAGCAGAAGAAATCGAGCAAGCCAAAAAGAAGGGTCGAGATCCAAAGGAATTCGTCGTAGCCCTTGACGCCTTGACTGTGGTTGTTCATCCGAGCAACCCTGTTCGTCAACTCACCATCGAGCAGCTCTCTGATATTTTTACAGGCAAGATTACGAACTGGAAGAGTATGGGGGGGCCGGATCATCCCATTGTTGCATTATCTAGAGAAAGAAATTCAGGAACCCATGTTTATTTTTTAGAGAATGTGGTTCGTAAAGGAAATGAAAAGGGTCCAGAGGAATATGATCCTGGAATTCTCATGATGCCTTCTTCTCAAGCCATTGCGGAAGAAGTGAGCAAAAATCCAGATGCGATTGGTTACTTTGGTTTAGGCTATTTAACTTCTCAGGAAAAAGCGATTGCTGTTGCCAAGACTCCTGCAGGGCCTTTTATTGAACCTACACTTGAAACGGCTTCAAAAGGGATTTATCCCATTGCAAGGTCGTTATTCTTTTATACCCCTGGGGAGCCTAAGGGCAATGTTAAAGCGTTTATTGATTTTGCCTTAAGTCCGCAAGGTCAAAAGATTGTTCAGGAAATGGATTTTGTTCCTTTGAAATAG